One region of Bactrocera neohumeralis isolate Rockhampton chromosome 5, APGP_CSIRO_Bneo_wtdbg2-racon-allhic-juicebox.fasta_v2, whole genome shotgun sequence genomic DNA includes:
- the LOC126758521 gene encoding uncharacterized protein LOC126758521 yields MADINELLGSSFVRVKLVAFVHFFFITNAMLGTWGHGAYEFYNFLFMIAMFWTIHCKESIEAAQVALVINVSSIFFDLINIIVYFDFMNGWAVAFSIINLVLRPITVILLYREFNSRGGSLQTGSVFPTTQQRTYQDIDRPTQPTPTNSQPGPNVASIF; encoded by the exons ATGGCTGACATAAACGAATTATTGGGATCATCATTTGTGCGGGTTAAg CTGGTCGCTTTCGTGCACTTCTTCTTCATCACAAATGCTATGCTCGGTACCTGGGGCCATGGAGCTTATGAGTTTTACAATTTCCTATTTATGATTGCCATGTTCTGGACAATACATTGCAAGGAATCCATTGAAGCAGCACAAGTG GCACTCGTCATCAATGTTTCAAGCATATTCTTCGATTTAATAAACATTATAGTCTACTTCGATTTCATGA ATGGTTGGGCAGTCGCTTTCTCTATCATCAATTTAGTACTACGACCAATAACTGTCATATTACTGTATCGTGAGTTCAATTCCCGCGGCGGCAGCTTACAAACCGGTTCTGTCTTCCCCACCACACAACAGCGCACCTATCAGGACATCGATCGGCCAACACAGCCAACGCCCACAAACTCGCAGCCTGGTCCAAATGTCGCTAGTATTTTCTAA